The DNA window AGCAGGAAGAGAGGTCTTTACCTGGTCTCCACTTCGCAGTGCAATGAGTGTATCTGCGGGAATTTCAAACTGAAGTCCATCAGAAAAGGTCACCGTGACAGGGTGTTCCCTGTGGTTATATACCACATAGGTTTTTTCACCATCATTGTCAAACACCCCAAAATTTGGAATGTCCGCTGTAATGTTTCGGTCCACTTGCCCCATTGCCAAGAGGTTATGAATGTGGTGATAGGTGTGTGCGCGACTTGCACCCTCCTCGACTGCATAACGATCCCTTTCAGACTCAAATTCAACAGCCGCCCTCTGAGGATCTGCATAAGCAAGATAGCACCAAAGAACGTCTCTCCAGAACACAAGCTCCCCCCCTTTTTCCCGCTCCATTTCTGCATAGTTTTCCAACACATACTCCGGGTAATGACCCAGATAGTTTGATGCACCGGTCACAGGAAGGAAATTTATCCCGCGAATCATCTCCGGCTCAGCACTGAACCATGTAGCATAATCAATTTTTCCGCCCCAAATCATACCTGCTGCATTTTTGGGATAATCGCCGGGAAATGTAGCCTTATCAACATCAAACCAGTAATTTTGAACCGCTTCAACTTCGGTTGAATAAAGGTAAGCACCCAGATCCCTCAGTTCATCATTGCCGGTAACCGTTCCCCAGAGTGCCACACTGGCTGCAAAGTTTATCGCCTCAGAAGAAGACTCCTGATTGTTTCCATCCCCAAAATTGGCGTGTCCTGAGGCCCAGCTGTGTCCTGCATATGGATCAAAGGTGCGCAGAAATGGTGAAAACCCTTCTCCTCTGTGAGTGTTCACACAGTTTCTGATTATCAGCTCTACCATCCCACCCCAGTTCTCCTGACTTGCCCATTCACGGTCATATTGGGCAATAAGTGCTGCACCCTGGATGAAATACCCATAGTGGAAATGATGATCGTTTAACCCATTTGCTGCATTGAAACTTGAAGGATACCCAAGAAGAACACCCCATTCGCTGTTGTGATAAAATATCTCTGAAGCGGAATTCGGCTCTGCAGTAAACCAACTCTCAAGCCGCTCCTTTAGGGTGTGGAGGAAAAAGTCGCGTGCTTCGATATCTCCTATCTGATCTGCAATCCTTACGAGCAGTGCTGCCCGGCCAAACTCTTTGCCTGTCCAGTAAGTGTCACCGTTTCTGCGTATGAGAACTTCTGCCGGCAGAGTACTCATTTCATTCACATAGCTTTGAAGCTGTGAATGATCAAAACTATCACTCCATTCATAAGCTGAGGGCATAGAGGGAAGAATACCAGTATAGGGGATTTCTGTGCTGAAATGATTGCCCCTCATAACTTTCATCTCACCTCTGGGACTCACATAGCTGTGGTTGGTTAATGAGGCAGAACTGTTTTTCCACTGATGATAATAAAGTGCCATTATGGCTTGGTCCCCGCTTCCTTCCATTATCTCTGTTTCAACATTGAAATCAGTTATCACGATACTTCTGTCCATATCATAGTGCCAGGACACTTCTGTGTTTCTCACAAAAGCAAAAGCATGTTGAGCAAACAGATCAAGTGTAGTCTGTTTGTTGTCAGGAAGAACAGCAACAGAATAGTACTGCTTTCCCCCAAGATCAGAGGTAAGCGTCTGGTCATCGATGCTCCAGCTTGAACCTGAAGGGGCGAAAATTCCATAATGACGGGTACCAATAGTGATACCAAGCATGTTTCCACCGTTGTGCCATATTAGTGGAGCTCCGGCTGCAACAATACGCGCCGGTGTGCCATCCGTTTCAGCATACACGAAAGGTAAACCGTGTCCGTAAGTTACTCGAAAGGCACCTTCACTCCAGGCGGCTGTCTGAGTCCAGTCAGAATAATCGTGGAGCTTTGTGGATAGGCTGTTGAGGTTTTCAACACCCAAAACCAGATCAAGAGGCAACCCGTATATGGCGTGAGCCAGATGAGTATATCCCGCAACTTCCGGAATGGCAACGTAATGCTCATTGGCATAGCCAATTGCCAAACCGTCGGATCGTGTTTCGAGGCCCAGAGGATGGGGAAACATCGTATGGGAATGAGGGTGCGATGCATTCCGTTGAAACACAAGCGATGTACCCCATCCGTTTGTTGGAACTGCGCCTGTAATATTGTCGGTTATTGATGGTGATATCGGACTGCCGTCATTGTCACCATCGGTTGGTCCCTGCATGCCCGGTGGTGGGGAAGAGGTGTATGAACCTGCTCCAACCTGTACGATTTGTGAGAAGGGTACGGCATAGAACAGAAACAGTGCGATTAATACAGCGCTGGCTGTCTTTAAATTCTTCATTTAGGCTCTCCTTACTGTGTTTCAGATTTGTACGGTTCAGCTATAACGAAACACCCTCAAGCTGTAGTTATCCAGCCGGAGTTTCGAAATGTTTTCCAAACAACCCCAACACACTCAACTACTGTTAAGGGATTGAAACTACTGTAAATAGGCGCCTATATTTAAAACAACAACTAATCTGCAAAATGAGACTGGTCTATTCCTATCAGAAAAATATTGTCCAGTCCGAGTTCAATTTCACTACCTGGCTCAGCCCATGAACCAAACACAATAGCCCGAACTGAATCTTTTGCGTCCTGCCAGGTTTTGCCCTCTTCCTCAATCCGCGAGTCGGGCTCCGGCATAAGCTCTTCTACTCCAATGGTATAGAGCTGCCACCAGTCCTGAGCTTCGAGGACGACACCGAAATCACCGCGTCGTGTGCTCTGTTCATTTTTATCTACCAACGCTGTAATGAGGTTCATTCTAACCGTACCTGTTCCTCTCATCATGAAACTGATAGCTTTGAGATCTGAAAAATCCACATATTCCCGATCCTGGTTCCCCAACCTGCAACCCACACTTGCATAGGGAATCTCTGTTGAGTCAGAGAGTATGAAACGTACGGACAATGATCTGCCCTCATATGCGTTCTCTTCGCTTAGTGCATTTTCCAGATTTTCTGGTTCGATTACCGACCCTTCACCTTCGGTGTAGGCATACCAGTAAGAACTCCCTGTCAGCCAGTCTAAATTGCTCCGTATAATTCCGTCATTGAAATCATCGAGCATAATTCCGTCGGAAATTACCTTAAGCTCAACATTTTCAATATTACTGCCCGGGTGAAGAAAAAGTCCTCTTGCATAGGTGATAAGATTCTTTTCTTCTGAAGAAAACTCTGCATAAAGCTGAACTTCATCGGAAGGAACAGAAATAAATCTGAAACTGCCATCCTCAGCTATAGGGCTGTTCAGGTGTGTGTTTTTAATGCGGACAGCAGTTGGGGTAAATGAATCGCCACGCACTTTTCCCGAAACAGATGCAGATGGTGTAAGTTCAAGAATATCAAGGTCTACCATACTTTTAAGATCAACAGTAATATCCTGTTCTATAAATGAACTGTCATCAGAGATGCTTAAAACGGTATATTCACCCGTTTGGATATCAGTAAATCTAAACTTGCCATCGCTGCCGGTTTCAATGGAATCGATTGAAATTTGGTTACTTATAACATCTTTTTCCCAGCTATCACTCCTGATTAAAAACACCTGCACACCAGCTTTGTTCGCTCCAGCGGAAACCACCTTGCCCATGATACCGTTTGTTACCTCTGAACCACTGCTGGTATCAGTAAGATCAACACTTGAACAGTATATCATAAATACTGAAATAACAAATAGATAGCAGACTGACTTTAACATTCTTTCAATTTTCTTCATGTCCAAGTATTCCTGTAAGGGGAACTATCTGTATATTAACCTGATAGACTATGTCTGAGGGGCTGTTTCCTGTGTGCATCTGAAGAAGTGACTTACGGAATTCCGATGCACGCGCTTTGATTTCTTCCAAGTCCTTGTGAGATACCGAAATAGTTACCGATGAAATATCCCGGATCTCCTTAGTATGTCTGTCAAGAGACTCTCTGGCCATAGATATGGTCTCTTTCTGAAACGCATGGATAGCAGGGGAGTGCCACTTCTCACCCGTTGTAATCGTTTTGTCTGTAAGAACAAAGAAACCAAGCTTATCCCTCTTTATAAACCCCATTGAAAGAAGGAGGCTTATTGAGTCCTCTGCCTGTTTTTCGGTTATTGGCGGAGACAAAAGCTTTGCCAACTCTTTATAATCACCCTGAAACGAATAATAAGAAAGCAAAGCCCTGATCGCATTATGGTACCAGTGTGAGTAAAATTCATATTGACGATCTTCAACCCGATTCATGTCAATACCACGCAGAGCCATGATACGTTCAAATAAAAACTCACACTCTTTTCCTGTTTTCGCTTTAGCAAATCTAACCAACAGATCAAAGTATTCAGCTTCCCTGGCTTCCAGTTTCAAAAACCTGACAATTACAGGAATCGACTTGTTGGATATATTGGCTTTTCCCTGAAGTACCTTCACCAGAAAACCAGCATCCAGATTAAGCTTATTTCCCATATATCTGTATGAAAAATATGAGCTTTGATCTTTCTTATACTCATAAAAATCTTTCAGATACAGTTGGTAGTCGAGGTATTCAAATATCGGTTTCATGTCTACTAATATAGCCGTATTTGCTGAGGAATGTAAGCTTTAGTGATGTCTTATTGTACAAACTGTTGAAAACTATTTCAACACCATTAGGATTTTAGTCGTCAAAATTATGACCCAAACTCCCTTGTTCTGTACACCCTGTACTCCTCAAAACATATCACGGGTTTTGGACCGGAAACCTGATAAAAATTACGTAAGTGATTGTAGGGGAGTAGGATAGATGTTTTTGGGATATCATGACAGGAAATGATATATACTACACTCACCCATCTTTGGTATCATCAGAGATGCTGGTGTGAATGTGAAGATGTGTAACCTACGGGAGCTTACACATCTATTGGCGCCTCGAAGATTTTAAGGACTCTTTGGAATGTCCCGATATTTTTTAAATACCGTTTTTAAATCTATCTGTTCAGCTTTTTTCTGAAGATTCAGAGAACTCTTAAAAAATGTAATCCTTGAGCCTGTTAGCCAGTAGGAAGAGAGAATATGTTGTGTCGCATAATACATATTATGTAAACTAAGGTGTGTGCAGCGATATCCCCTGTTTGGTTTTTATAACAATTTTAATTGTGTTTTGATGCCAATTTGGGTTCAGCACTCTGGGAATGCTGAACCGTAAGCCTTAAAGGAGGATTTTCTCAAGAGCCAGTACCACATATCCGGTTATGACAGGAACTGCGAGGTTGTCATTAAAGGTAAGGCGGGAGTTTATTTTGATCGGGAAAAGCTCAAGGATTGTAATGGAAAAGGAAATTATCAGAGCAAAAATAAGCGGGACTCTGTTTCCCCATGAATCGAGAATTCCAGGCAAAAATGGAAAAACACCATAGATTAGCAGTAAACAGAGAGCAAAGCAGGCGATACTCCCCTCCAGTGATTTTTTCCCGATTTTTATTCTCC is part of the Chitinispirillum alkaliphilum genome and encodes:
- a CDS encoding endo-1,3(4)-beta-glucanase, whose product is MKNLKTASAVLIALFLFYAVPFSQIVQVGAGSYTSSPPPGMQGPTDGDNDGSPISPSITDNITGAVPTNGWGTSLVFQRNASHPHSHTMFPHPLGLETRSDGLAIGYANEHYVAIPEVAGYTHLAHAIYGLPLDLVLGVENLNSLSTKLHDYSDWTQTAAWSEGAFRVTYGHGLPFVYAETDGTPARIVAAGAPLIWHNGGNMLGITIGTRHYGIFAPSGSSWSIDDQTLTSDLGGKQYYSVAVLPDNKQTTLDLFAQHAFAFVRNTEVSWHYDMDRSIVITDFNVETEIMEGSGDQAIMALYYHQWKNSSASLTNHSYVSPRGEMKVMRGNHFSTEIPYTGILPSMPSAYEWSDSFDHSQLQSYVNEMSTLPAEVLIRRNGDTYWTGKEFGRAALLVRIADQIGDIEARDFFLHTLKERLESWFTAEPNSASEIFYHNSEWGVLLGYPSSFNAANGLNDHHFHYGYFIQGAALIAQYDREWASQENWGGMVELIIRNCVNTHRGEGFSPFLRTFDPYAGHSWASGHANFGDGNNQESSSEAINFAASVALWGTVTGNDELRDLGAYLYSTEVEAVQNYWFDVDKATFPGDYPKNAAGMIWGGKIDYATWFSAEPEMIRGINFLPVTGASNYLGHYPEYVLENYAEMEREKGGELVFWRDVLWCYLAYADPQRAAVEFESERDRYAVEEGASRAHTYHHIHNLLAMGQVDRNITADIPNFGVFDNDGEKTYVVYNHREHPVTVTFSDGLQFEIPADTLIALRSGDQVKTSLPALRQTPARLTVKGTNIIINTTQTSDIMVSFYDLRGSRVAQINKNGIQAGTHIIDAGRHTRLANGIYTVSVEAEGMQVSRRISVVR